From Streptomyces sp. TLI_105, the proteins below share one genomic window:
- the recN gene encoding DNA repair protein RecN: protein MVWGVLEEMRIRSLGVIDDAVVELSPGFTAVTGETGAGKTMVVTSLGLLLGGRADPALVRIGAASAVVEGRISVPPGSSVAARAEEAGAELDDGVLLVSRTVSAEGRSRAHLGGRSVPVGLLAELADELVAVHGQTDQQGLLKPARQRGALDRYAGEAVSVPLAAYGEAYRRLRAVTAELDEITTRARERAQEADLLRFGLGEIEAVAPLPGEDVELAAEAERLGHAEALASAAALAHGALAGNPEDPEAVDATTLVAGAGRALEAVRSHDPALAGLADRMGEISILLSDVAQELAGYADDLDADPLRLAAVEERRALLTQLTRKYGEDIGAVLAWAEESATRLGELDNDDDRIEELTAERDRLRDELSVLAQRLTDARTETAARFADAVTAELASLAMPHARVSFSITQTEDPEGVEVSGRRVAYGPSGADEVELLLAPHPGAPPRPIAKGASGGELSRVMLAVEVVFAGVDPVPTYLFDEVDAGVGGKAAVEIGRRLAKLAKSAQVVVVTHLPQVAAFADRQLLVEKTNDGSVTRSGVTVLEGEERVRELSRMLAGQEDSETARAHAEELLATARADA from the coding sequence ATGGTCTGGGGCGTGCTGGAGGAGATGCGGATACGGTCGCTCGGGGTCATCGACGACGCGGTGGTCGAGCTGTCGCCCGGATTCACCGCGGTGACCGGTGAGACCGGTGCGGGCAAGACCATGGTCGTGACCAGCCTGGGGTTGCTGCTCGGCGGACGTGCCGACCCGGCCCTGGTGCGGATCGGCGCGGCCTCGGCCGTCGTCGAGGGGCGGATCAGCGTGCCTCCGGGCTCGTCCGTCGCCGCACGTGCCGAGGAGGCCGGTGCCGAGCTCGACGACGGCGTGCTCCTCGTCAGCCGTACCGTCTCCGCCGAGGGACGCTCGCGGGCCCACCTGGGCGGGCGCTCCGTGCCCGTCGGGCTGCTCGCCGAGCTCGCCGACGAGCTCGTCGCCGTCCACGGCCAGACCGACCAGCAGGGCCTGCTCAAGCCGGCCCGGCAGCGCGGCGCGCTCGACCGGTACGCGGGCGAGGCCGTCTCCGTGCCGCTCGCCGCCTACGGCGAGGCGTACCGGCGGCTGCGCGCCGTCACCGCCGAGCTGGACGAGATCACCACCCGGGCCAGGGAACGCGCCCAGGAGGCCGATCTGCTGCGCTTCGGCCTCGGCGAGATCGAGGCCGTCGCCCCGCTGCCCGGCGAGGACGTCGAACTCGCCGCCGAGGCCGAGCGGCTCGGGCACGCCGAGGCCCTCGCCTCCGCCGCCGCGCTCGCGCACGGCGCGCTCGCGGGCAACCCCGAGGACCCCGAGGCCGTCGACGCGACCACCCTGGTCGCCGGCGCGGGCCGGGCCCTGGAGGCCGTACGGTCGCACGACCCGGCGCTCGCCGGGCTCGCCGACCGGATGGGCGAGATCTCGATCCTGCTCTCGGACGTCGCGCAGGAACTGGCCGGGTACGCCGACGACCTGGACGCCGACCCGCTGCGGCTCGCCGCCGTCGAGGAGCGGCGGGCACTGCTCACCCAGCTGACGAGGAAGTACGGCGAGGACATCGGCGCCGTCCTCGCCTGGGCGGAGGAGAGCGCGACGCGGCTCGGCGAACTCGACAACGACGACGACCGGATCGAGGAGCTCACCGCCGAACGGGACCGGCTGCGCGACGAACTGTCGGTGCTCGCCCAGCGGCTCACCGACGCGCGCACGGAGACGGCCGCCCGGTTCGCCGACGCGGTCACCGCCGAACTCGCCTCGCTGGCCATGCCCCACGCGCGCGTGTCCTTCTCCATCACCCAGACCGAGGACCCCGAGGGCGTCGAGGTCAGCGGCCGGCGCGTCGCCTACGGCCCGTCCGGGGCCGACGAGGTCGAGCTGCTGCTCGCCCCGCACCCCGGCGCCCCGCCGCGGCCCATCGCCAAGGGCGCGTCCGGCGGTGAGCTGTCCCGGGTGATGCTCGCCGTGGAGGTCGTCTTCGCCGGGGTCGACCCCGTGCCGACGTACCTCTTCGACGAGGTCGACGCGGGCGTCGGCGGCAAGGCGGCCGTCGAGATCGGCCGTCGGCTCGCCAAGCTCGCCAAGTCCGCCCAGGTCGTGGTCGTCACCCACCTCCCGCAGGTCGCGGCCTTCGCCGACCGGCAGCTGCTCGTCGAGAAGACGAACGACGGCTCCGTGACCCGTTCCGGCGTCACCGTCCTGGAGGGCGAGGAGCGGGTCCGGGAGCTGTCCCGGATGCTCGCCGGCCAGGAGGACTCCGAGACGGCCAGGGCCCACGCGGAGGAGCTGCTCGCCACGGCGCGGGCGGACGCGTGA
- a CDS encoding NAD kinase, with translation MSSTAAAPSGTTRTVFLLAHTGRPAAVRSAELVVLGLLRCGIGVRVLEAEAADLPLPPSVERVPEGCPDALDGCELLVVLGGDGTLLRGAEFSRASGVPMLGVNLGRVGFLAEAERDDLDKVVDRVVTKAYEVEERMTLDVVVYENGDVLYRDWALNEAAVQKVSPERMLEVVLAIDGRPVTGFGCDGVICATPTGSTAYAFSAGGPVVWPEVEALLMVPIGAHALFAKPLITTPQSVLAVEVEPHTPHGVLWCDGRRTVELPAGARVEVRRGAVPVRLARLHHASFTDRLVAKFALPVSGWRGAPR, from the coding sequence TTGAGCTCAACTGCAGCAGCACCATCGGGAACAACACGCACCGTCTTCCTGCTCGCGCACACCGGCCGGCCGGCCGCCGTGCGCAGCGCCGAACTGGTCGTCCTGGGGCTGCTGCGCTGCGGCATCGGCGTCCGCGTCCTGGAGGCCGAGGCCGCGGACCTGCCGCTGCCGCCGTCCGTCGAGAGGGTGCCGGAAGGCTGTCCCGACGCGCTCGACGGCTGTGAACTCCTCGTCGTCCTCGGCGGCGACGGCACCCTGCTGCGCGGCGCGGAGTTCTCCCGCGCCTCCGGCGTGCCCATGCTCGGCGTCAACCTGGGGCGCGTCGGCTTCCTCGCCGAGGCCGAGCGCGACGACCTCGACAAGGTCGTCGACCGGGTCGTCACCAAGGCGTACGAGGTCGAGGAGCGGATGACCCTCGACGTCGTCGTGTACGAGAACGGCGACGTCCTGTACCGCGACTGGGCGCTCAACGAGGCCGCCGTGCAGAAGGTCTCGCCGGAGCGGATGCTGGAGGTCGTGCTCGCGATCGACGGGCGCCCGGTGACCGGCTTCGGCTGCGACGGGGTGATCTGCGCGACACCCACCGGCTCCACCGCGTACGCCTTCTCGGCGGGCGGCCCGGTCGTCTGGCCCGAGGTCGAGGCGCTGCTCATGGTCCCGATCGGGGCCCACGCCCTCTTCGCCAAGCCGCTGATCACCACCCCCCAGTCGGTGCTCGCCGTCGAGGTCGAGCCGCACACCCCGCACGGGGTGCTGTGGTGCGACGGGCGGCGGACGGTGGAGCTCCCCGCGGGGGCCCGCGTCGAGGTGCGGCGGGGCGCCGTGCCGGTCCGGCTCGCCCGGCTGCACCACGCCTCCTTCACGGACCGGCTCGTCGCCAAGTTCGCCCTGCCCGTCTCGGGATGGCGGGGCGCACCGCGCTGA
- a CDS encoding PucR family transcriptional regulator yields the protein MDNQGGITVQRALELPGLRSGLPEVVAGADRLHRTVRWVHAGEVPNIASLLKGGELLLTTGLGLGTRPAEQRAFVRRLADRGIAALVVELGPRFARLPATIVETARAAGLPLVQLHREVPFVAVTEEIHTEIVNGHYALQRQAEEVHRQCTEALLGGGGVPQVLRILSDFAANPVFLETADGQLLYAAGTESAPADPLQVWDGLRGQRAARESGPPSGTVLVDVPGGGPGTGSVRARLVLLAVSGALSPVHRMAAERAAGLLAVVLMQARQEEELAARGRGDFLTDLAEGRITAEDAPAQARVLGFKPGDGPLLPVVMRLASELSPSGNWALLARAVLEELSSVGVPALLGVRPVEGRVPLLLGLRSESERTAVADRVAAALRAGVERAGLERAGVHPPVVVVGVAGGWAAASAGLRHAAETATAAQGLSDLPWYDARRLDIDLLLWRLRDHPDLAAFVDRAIGPLRDHDATSRPPLLPTLQTYLAHAGRKAETARELHLNRQTLYNRLARISELLGTDLDDPQTVLALSLALRARRHTP from the coding sequence ATGGACAATCAGGGCGGGATCACCGTGCAGCGGGCGCTCGAACTCCCCGGGCTGCGCAGCGGGCTCCCGGAGGTCGTGGCCGGCGCGGACCGGCTCCACCGCACGGTGCGCTGGGTGCACGCGGGCGAGGTGCCGAACATCGCGTCGCTCCTCAAGGGCGGCGAACTACTCCTCACGACGGGCCTCGGCCTGGGCACCCGCCCGGCCGAACAACGCGCCTTCGTCCGCCGGCTCGCCGACCGGGGCATCGCGGCGCTCGTCGTCGAACTGGGCCCCCGCTTCGCCCGCCTCCCGGCGACGATAGTGGAGACCGCCCGGGCGGCCGGCCTCCCCCTCGTCCAGCTCCACCGCGAGGTCCCCTTCGTCGCCGTCACGGAGGAGATCCACACCGAGATCGTCAACGGCCACTACGCCCTCCAGCGGCAGGCCGAGGAGGTCCACCGGCAGTGCACGGAGGCCCTCCTCGGCGGCGGCGGGGTCCCGCAGGTGCTCCGCATCCTCTCCGACTTCGCCGCGAACCCGGTCTTCCTGGAGACCGCCGACGGACAGCTGCTGTACGCGGCGGGCACCGAGTCCGCGCCCGCCGACCCGCTCCAGGTGTGGGACGGCCTGCGCGGCCAGCGGGCGGCCCGCGAGTCCGGCCCGCCCTCCGGCACCGTCCTCGTCGACGTGCCCGGCGGCGGCCCCGGTACGGGTTCGGTACGGGCCCGCCTGGTCCTCCTCGCGGTCTCCGGCGCCCTCTCCCCCGTCCACCGGATGGCGGCCGAGCGGGCGGCGGGGCTCCTCGCGGTCGTCCTCATGCAGGCACGCCAGGAGGAGGAGCTGGCCGCGCGCGGCCGGGGCGACTTCCTGACGGACCTCGCGGAGGGCCGCATCACGGCGGAGGACGCCCCGGCACAGGCGAGGGTCCTGGGCTTCAAGCCGGGCGACGGCCCGCTCCTCCCGGTGGTGATGCGCCTGGCCTCGGAGTTGTCTCCCTCGGGCAACTGGGCCCTCCTGGCCCGCGCGGTCCTGGAGGAACTGTCCTCGGTGGGCGTCCCGGCCCTCCTGGGCGTCCGCCCGGTGGAAGGCCGGGTGCCTCTCTTGTTGGGTCTGCGCTCGGAATCGGAACGAACGGCGGTCGCGGACCGGGTCGCGGCGGCGCTGCGCGCGGGCGTGGAGCGGGCCGGCCTGGAACGGGCCGGGGTGCACCCGCCGGTCGTCGTGGTCGGCGTCGCGGGCGGCTGGGCGGCGGCCTCGGCGGGCCTGCGGCACGCGGCGGAGACGGCGACGGCGGCGCAGGGCCTCTCGGACCTCCCCTGGTACGACGCGCGCCGCCTCGACATCGACCTGCTCCTGTGGCGGCTGCGCGACCACCCGGACCTGGCGGCCTTCGTCGACCGCGCGATCGGGCCGCTGCGGGATCACGACGCCACGTCCCGCCCCCCGCTCCTCCCCACCCTCCAGACCTACCTAGCGCACGCGGGCCGCAAGGCGGAGACGGCCCGCGAGCTCCACCTCAACCGCCAGACGCTCTACAACCGCCTGGCCCGTATCTCCGAACTGCTCGGCACGGACCTGGACGACCCCCAGACGGTCCTGGCCCTCTCCTTGGCCCTCCGCGCCCGCCGCCACACGCCGTAG
- a CDS encoding TlyA family RNA methyltransferase: protein MAGVARRRLDAELVRRKLARSREHASQLIAAGRVTVGKTVATKPATQVETAAAIVVVQDDSDPDYVSRGGHKLAGAFAAFVPRGLKVEGRRALDAGASTGGFTDVLLRAGAAHVVAVDVGYGQLAWSLQSDERVTVKDRTNVRELTLDAIDGIPVDLVVGDLSFIPLGLVLPALAACTAPDADLVLMVKPQFEVGKERLGTGGVVRSTELRADAVKNVARRAGELGLGVLGVTASPLPGPSGNVEYFLWLRAGAPALDPADVDRAVAEGPR, encoded by the coding sequence GTGGCAGGAGTGGCACGCCGCCGTCTCGACGCCGAGCTGGTCCGGCGCAAGCTCGCGCGCTCGCGCGAGCACGCCAGCCAGCTGATCGCCGCGGGCCGGGTGACCGTCGGCAAGACCGTCGCCACCAAGCCCGCCACCCAGGTCGAGACCGCCGCGGCCATCGTCGTCGTCCAGGACGACTCCGACCCCGACTACGTCTCGCGCGGCGGCCACAAGCTCGCCGGGGCCTTCGCCGCCTTCGTGCCGCGGGGACTGAAGGTCGAGGGCCGGCGCGCCCTGGACGCCGGAGCCTCCACCGGCGGCTTCACGGACGTCCTGCTGCGCGCGGGCGCCGCCCACGTCGTCGCCGTCGACGTCGGTTACGGGCAGCTCGCCTGGTCGCTGCAGAGCGACGAGCGCGTCACCGTGAAGGACCGCACGAACGTGCGCGAGTTGACGCTCGACGCCATCGACGGCATCCCGGTCGACCTCGTCGTCGGCGACCTGTCCTTCATCCCGCTCGGCCTCGTCCTGCCCGCCCTCGCGGCCTGCACGGCGCCCGACGCCGACCTCGTCCTCATGGTCAAGCCGCAGTTCGAGGTGGGCAAGGAGCGGCTCGGCACCGGCGGAGTCGTACGCTCCACCGAGCTCCGCGCGGACGCCGTGAAGAACGTGGCCCGGCGGGCCGGCGAGCTCGGCCTCGGCGTCCTCGGCGTCACCGCCAGCCCGCTGCCCGGTCCCTCCGGCAACGTCGAGTACTTTCTGTGGCTGCGGGCAGGCGCGCCCGCGCTGGATCCGGCGGACGTCGACCGCGCCGTGGCGGAGGGACCTCGTTGA
- a CDS encoding glycosyltransferase family 4 protein, with translation MTQLRTVQVLGGGGAGSSAHVRSLASGLVARGVRVTVCAPAELDRAYDYLGAGAHFVPLPRLGDPATVAVLRNACIGADVVHAHGLQASVRAALALTGGCRVPLVTTWHSRNHLDGARGGVLRLLERKTARAATVVLGTSSELVDRARRRGARDARLAPVTVPPARGPVCLHDGKARAELGAVDRPLLMAVGALERGRGYRTLLDAAREWRELDPQPLLVIAGEGRERAFLQRRIFEERLAVRLIGRRDDVAELLAAADVAVLPSRWEARSLLAQEALRLGVPLVATAVGGVPELVGNAAELVPYGDAGALAGAVRGLLEDAERRMDLAAAGRVQAGSWPTEDETVAHVLAVYDELTGR, from the coding sequence GTGACACAGCTCCGTACGGTCCAAGTGCTGGGCGGCGGCGGCGCGGGCAGCAGCGCTCACGTCCGATCACTCGCCTCGGGGCTGGTGGCAAGGGGCGTGCGGGTGACCGTGTGCGCCCCGGCCGAACTCGACCGCGCATACGACTACCTGGGCGCCGGCGCGCACTTCGTGCCCCTGCCCCGCCTCGGCGACCCCGCGACCGTCGCCGTCCTCCGCAACGCCTGCATCGGCGCGGACGTGGTCCACGCGCACGGCCTCCAGGCCTCCGTACGGGCCGCGCTCGCGCTGACCGGCGGCTGCCGAGTCCCCCTGGTGACCACCTGGCACAGCCGGAACCACCTGGACGGGGCGCGGGGCGGGGTGCTGCGGCTCCTCGAGCGGAAGACCGCGCGGGCCGCGACCGTCGTCCTCGGCACCTCCTCCGAACTCGTCGACCGCGCCCGGCGGCGCGGGGCCCGGGACGCCCGCCTCGCCCCCGTCACCGTGCCCCCCGCACGCGGGCCCGTCTGCCTCCACGACGGCAAGGCCCGCGCCGAACTCGGCGCCGTCGACCGGCCCCTGCTCATGGCCGTCGGGGCGCTCGAACGCGGCCGGGGCTACCGGACGCTGCTCGACGCCGCCCGGGAATGGCGGGAGCTCGACCCGCAGCCGCTGCTCGTGATCGCCGGAGAAGGACGCGAACGGGCCTTCCTGCAACGGCGGATCTTCGAGGAACGGCTCGCCGTGCGGCTCATCGGGCGCCGGGACGACGTCGCCGAGCTGCTCGCCGCCGCCGACGTCGCCGTCCTGCCGTCGCGCTGGGAGGCCCGCTCCCTGCTCGCGCAGGAGGCGCTCCGCCTCGGGGTGCCGCTCGTCGCGACGGCGGTCGGCGGTGTGCCGGAACTCGTCGGAAACGCGGCGGAACTGGTGCCGTACGGGGACGCGGGGGCCCTGGCGGGGGCGGTGCGGGGTCTCCTTGAGGACGCGGAGCGGCGGATGGACCTGGCGGCGGCGGGGCGGGTGCAGGCGGGTTCCTGGCCTACGGAGGACGAGACGGTGGCGCATGTGCTGGCGGTGTACGACGAGCTGACGGGGCGATGA
- a CDS encoding APC family permease has translation MAENPTPEVHRLKANSVGLVGVVFMAVATAAPITAMTGNLPIAVGFGNGTGAPAGYLFATLVLTVFSVGYVAMAKRITAAGAFYGYISHGLGRIAGMASGMLAVLAYIVFEASIVGVFSYFAKTTVADQLGVDLPWVLYAAVMLAVTAVLSYFDINLTAKALGVMLVAEIAVLFAVATAVLIAGGGPDGIPVEPINPKNAFTGTSAGLGLFFAFWSWVGFESTAMYGEESRDPKRVIPRATLISVIGVGLFYIYVSWMTIAGNGLAGSVKLSSSASPLDLFFAPTQTFIGAWAVDAFQWLLLTGSFACGMAFHQCASRYLYAIGREGFLHPALGRTHARHGSPYIASYVQSAIAVALVAASWLTGQDPYIHLYTLLAILGTMAILIVQTLCSFAVIGYFRRNHPEDRHWFRTFTAPLLGGIGMIAVVVLLVMNMETAAGLAADSLFFKAIPWIVGAVFFGGLGLGFYLKAKRPERYEIIGRIVLEDAAERPAEETPVPASVPQS, from the coding sequence ATGGCAGAGAACCCCACTCCAGAGGTCCACCGGCTCAAGGCGAACTCGGTCGGACTCGTCGGCGTCGTCTTCATGGCCGTCGCCACCGCCGCCCCGATCACGGCGATGACCGGAAACCTCCCCATCGCCGTCGGCTTCGGCAACGGCACCGGCGCACCCGCCGGATACCTCTTCGCGACGCTCGTCCTGACCGTCTTCTCGGTCGGCTACGTCGCCATGGCCAAGCGGATCACGGCCGCCGGCGCCTTCTACGGCTACATCTCGCACGGCCTGGGCCGGATCGCCGGCATGGCCTCCGGCATGCTCGCCGTCCTCGCGTACATCGTCTTCGAGGCCTCGATCGTCGGCGTCTTCTCCTACTTCGCCAAGACCACGGTCGCCGACCAGCTCGGCGTCGACCTGCCGTGGGTGCTGTACGCGGCGGTCATGCTTGCCGTCACCGCCGTCCTGTCGTACTTCGACATCAACCTGACCGCCAAGGCGCTCGGGGTGATGCTGGTCGCGGAGATCGCCGTCCTCTTCGCGGTCGCCACCGCCGTCCTGATCGCCGGCGGAGGCCCCGACGGCATCCCGGTCGAGCCGATCAACCCCAAGAACGCCTTCACCGGCACCTCCGCCGGTCTCGGTCTCTTCTTCGCCTTCTGGTCCTGGGTCGGCTTCGAGTCGACCGCCATGTACGGCGAGGAGTCCCGCGACCCCAAGCGGGTCATCCCGCGCGCCACCCTGATCTCCGTCATCGGCGTCGGCCTGTTCTACATCTACGTCTCGTGGATGACCATCGCCGGGAACGGGCTCGCCGGTTCCGTGAAGCTGTCCTCGTCCGCGAGCCCGCTCGACCTGTTCTTCGCGCCCACCCAGACCTTCATCGGCGCGTGGGCCGTCGACGCCTTCCAGTGGTTGCTGCTCACCGGCTCCTTCGCCTGCGGCATGGCCTTCCACCAGTGCGCCTCGCGCTATCTGTACGCCATCGGCCGGGAGGGCTTCCTCCACCCGGCGCTCGGCCGGACCCACGCCCGGCACGGTTCGCCGTACATCGCCTCGTACGTGCAGAGCGCGATCGCCGTCGCCCTCGTCGCCGCCTCCTGGCTCACCGGCCAGGACCCGTACATCCACCTCTACACGCTGCTCGCGATCCTCGGCACGATGGCGATCCTCATCGTCCAGACCCTCTGCTCCTTCGCCGTCATCGGCTACTTCCGCAGGAACCACCCCGAGGACCGGCACTGGTTCAGGACCTTCACGGCCCCGCTCCTCGGCGGCATCGGCATGATCGCCGTCGTCGTGCTGCTGGTGATGAACATGGAGACCGCGGCCGGTCTCGCCGCCGACTCCCTCTTCTTCAAGGCGATCCCCTGGATCGTCGGCGCCGTCTTCTTCGGCGGCCTCGGCCTCGGCTTCTACCTCAAGGCCAAGCGGCCCGAACGCTACGAGATCATCGGCCGGATCGTCCTGGAGGACGCCGCCGAACGCCCCGCCGAGGAAACCCCCGTCCCCGCCTCCGTACCGCAGAGCTGA
- a CDS encoding NAD(P)/FAD-dependent oxidoreductase, which yields MARTNPMHLLKNLAAEHAAARRLNLPVDELRGLRADALGRRSLLKYATAAGIAVGVGSAVPAAAATPTPPVKGTARIAVVGAGISGLTAALTLQDAGLSPVLYEANPSRVGGRMWTQRDHWAYGQTSEIGGELIDTSHKKILELCRRFGLATEDFLGGGPNGAEEVLWFGGAYYPRARADEDFNAVYQALHRDLLDAGEVKWNQTTPTGTALDNMSLYEWIETRVPGGHSSPLGKFIDVAYNVEYGADTTEQSSLALVLLMGYQTNPGNFNIWGLSNERYHVVGGNDRLPNAVAAALAPGTLRMGWSLTAVRANTDGTQTLTFTEAGATRTVTADHTILCVPLPILQQLDLSQAGFDPLMRNLLRDARMGYCTKLNMQFGTRPWRGTGPWPGVSAGDCFTDTEVQQTWDTTKVQGGTGGILLQYGGGSLARNLNPAGPFSTESDPYVRNLVTRYLAGIDAFFPGTSRAYSGRAQLSAWHKNPYSLGAYSCWPVGYLHRYAGYEGTAQGNVHIGGEHCSYDFQGFMEGGATEGERAAREVIAALR from the coding sequence ATGGCACGCACCAACCCGATGCACCTCCTGAAGAACCTCGCCGCCGAGCACGCCGCCGCCCGCCGGCTGAACCTGCCCGTCGACGAGCTGCGCGGCCTGCGGGCCGACGCCCTCGGACGCCGGTCCCTGCTCAAGTACGCCACCGCCGCCGGCATCGCCGTCGGCGTCGGCTCGGCCGTCCCCGCGGCGGCCGCCACCCCCACCCCGCCGGTCAAGGGCACCGCCCGGATCGCCGTCGTCGGCGCCGGGATCTCCGGCCTCACCGCCGCCCTCACCCTCCAGGACGCCGGCCTCAGCCCCGTGCTGTACGAGGCGAACCCGTCCAGGGTCGGCGGCCGCATGTGGACCCAGCGTGACCACTGGGCGTACGGCCAGACCTCCGAGATCGGCGGCGAGCTGATCGACACCAGCCACAAGAAGATCCTGGAGCTCTGCCGCCGCTTCGGCCTCGCCACCGAGGACTTCCTCGGCGGCGGCCCCAACGGGGCCGAGGAGGTCCTCTGGTTCGGCGGCGCCTACTACCCGCGGGCCCGGGCCGACGAGGACTTCAACGCCGTCTACCAGGCCCTCCACCGCGACCTCCTCGACGCGGGCGAGGTGAAGTGGAACCAGACCACCCCCACCGGCACCGCCCTCGACAACATGTCGCTGTACGAGTGGATCGAGACCCGGGTCCCCGGCGGACACTCCTCACCGCTCGGGAAGTTCATCGACGTCGCCTACAACGTCGAGTACGGCGCCGACACCACCGAACAGTCCTCGCTCGCCCTCGTCCTGCTCATGGGCTACCAGACCAATCCGGGCAACTTCAACATCTGGGGCCTCTCCAACGAGCGCTACCACGTCGTCGGCGGCAACGACCGGCTCCCGAACGCCGTCGCCGCGGCGCTCGCCCCCGGCACCCTCCGCATGGGCTGGTCGCTGACCGCCGTACGGGCCAACACCGACGGCACCCAGACGCTCACCTTCACCGAGGCGGGCGCCACCCGCACCGTCACCGCCGACCACACGATCCTCTGCGTCCCGCTGCCCATCCTCCAGCAGCTCGACCTCTCCCAGGCCGGGTTCGACCCGCTCATGCGCAACCTCCTGCGGGACGCCCGCATGGGCTACTGCACCAAGCTCAACATGCAGTTCGGCACCAGGCCCTGGCGCGGCACCGGCCCCTGGCCCGGGGTCTCCGCCGGCGACTGCTTCACCGACACCGAGGTCCAGCAGACCTGGGACACCACCAAGGTCCAGGGCGGCACCGGCGGCATCCTCCTCCAGTACGGCGGCGGCAGCCTGGCCCGGAACCTGAACCCGGCCGGGCCGTTCTCCACCGAGTCCGACCCGTACGTACGGAACCTGGTCACCCGCTACCTGGCCGGCATCGACGCCTTCTTCCCCGGCACCTCCCGGGCGTACAGCGGCCGCGCCCAGCTCTCCGCCTGGCACAAGAACCCGTACTCCCTCGGCGCGTACTCCTGCTGGCCCGTCGGCTACCTCCACCGGTACGCCGGGTACGAGGGCACCGCCCAGGGCAACGTCCACATCGGCGGCGAGCACTGCTCGTACGACTTCCAGGGCTTCATGGAAGGCGGCGCGACCGAGGGCGAGCGCGCCGCCCGGGAGGTGATCGCCGCGCTGCGATGA
- a CDS encoding FAD-binding oxidoreductase produces the protein MGPHISESALAGLIDDLAGEVIIPGNPGYDEARALHNGMIDRRPSVIAQCATQADVSNAILFGREAELPIAVRGGGHSVAGTSMIDGALIVDLRRMHGVVVDPEEMTVRIEGGATMAHLDHACQPFRVATTGGRVSTTGVGGFTLGGGSGWLERKFGLASDNLLAVDLITAEGKHVRTDAEENPELFWALHGGGGNFGVATSLTMRLHALPRTSVAMLFFLPENAPEVVRTFRDLGAGAPDDMGGGAIYMPAPPEPFIPEELVGKLVCGTLFTYTGPVSELREFAAPLFALKPVVEIVTDIPYVDLQSMMDDPPGLRNYWSAEYLREFPDEAVDVFCDRGAGIPAGTATQQVLFLMGGAVAAGPSEYPQPWRTAPWAVHPFATWEDPALDEPTTRWVRDVRADVRPWALDATYLNFVGAEGEQRIVSSFGEENYRRLAAVKAAYDPDNVFRFNHNIVPAG, from the coding sequence ATGGGTCCCCACATCTCCGAAAGCGCCTTGGCCGGGCTGATCGACGACCTGGCCGGCGAGGTCATCATCCCCGGCAATCCGGGCTACGACGAGGCGCGTGCCCTGCACAACGGCATGATCGACCGGCGCCCGTCGGTGATCGCCCAGTGCGCCACCCAGGCCGACGTGTCGAACGCGATCCTGTTCGGCCGGGAGGCCGAGCTGCCGATCGCGGTGCGCGGCGGCGGGCACAGCGTCGCCGGGACCTCCATGATCGACGGCGCGCTGATCGTCGATCTCCGCCGGATGCACGGCGTCGTCGTGGACCCGGAGGAGATGACGGTACGGATCGAGGGCGGGGCGACCATGGCCCACCTGGACCACGCCTGTCAGCCGTTCCGCGTGGCGACGACCGGCGGGCGGGTGTCCACCACCGGGGTCGGCGGCTTCACGCTGGGCGGCGGATCGGGCTGGCTGGAGCGGAAGTTCGGTCTTGCCAGCGACAACCTGCTGGCCGTCGATCTGATCACCGCCGAGGGCAAGCACGTCCGCACGGACGCGGAGGAGAACCCGGAGCTGTTCTGGGCGCTGCACGGCGGCGGCGGCAACTTCGGGGTGGCGACCTCGCTGACGATGCGGCTGCACGCGCTGCCCCGGACGAGCGTCGCGATGCTGTTCTTCCTGCCGGAGAACGCGCCCGAGGTGGTGCGCACCTTCCGTGACCTCGGCGCCGGCGCGCCCGACGACATGGGTGGCGGCGCCATCTACATGCCCGCGCCCCCGGAGCCGTTCATCCCGGAGGAGCTGGTCGGCAAGCTGGTCTGCGGGACGCTGTTCACGTACACGGGCCCGGTCTCCGAGCTCCGTGAGTTCGCGGCGCCGCTGTTCGCGCTGAAGCCGGTGGTGGAGATCGTCACGGACATCCCGTACGTGGACCTGCAGTCGATGATGGACGACCCGCCGGGGCTGCGGAACTACTGGTCGGCGGAGTACCTGCGGGAGTTCCCCGACGAGGCCGTGGACGTCTTCTGCGACCGCGGCGCGGGGATCCCGGCCGGGACCGCCACCCAGCAGGTGCTGTTCCTGATGGGCGGGGCCGTGGCGGCGGGGCCCTCCGAGTATCCGCAGCCGTGGCGCACCGCGCCCTGGGCGGTGCACCCGTTCGCGACCTGGGAGGACCCCGCGTTGGACGAGCCGACGACGCGGTGGGTGCGCGATGTCCGGGCCGACGTGCGGCCGTGGGCACTCGACGCGACGTATCTGAACTTCGTCGGCGCCGAGGGCGAGCAGCGGATCGTCTCCTCCTTCGGCGAGGAGAACTACCGCCGGCTCGCCGCCGTGAAGGCCGCGTACGACCCGGACAACGTGTTCCGCTTCAACCACAACATCGTGCCGGCCGGCTGA